The Salinibaculum sp. SYNS191 genome has a window encoding:
- a CDS encoding tubulin/FtsZ family protein — protein sequence MKLAMIGFGQAGGKIVDKFLEYDERTGSGIVRSAVAVNTAKADLLGLERIPEEQRVLIGQARVKGHGVGADNELGAEIAEEDIDEIQGAIDNIPVHEIDAFLIVAGLGGGTGSGGSPVLAKHLKRIYTEPVYGLGILPGGDEGGIYTLNAARSFQTFVREVDNLLVFDNDAWRKTGESVEGGYEQINDEIVRRFGVLFGAGEVGAGDNVAESVVDSSEIINTLAGGGVSTVGYATESVETSDSGGGLLSRFKGEDDDGMDSANTTNRITSLVRKAALGRLTLPCEIDGAERALLVLSGPSEHLNRKGIERGRKWLEEQTGSMEVRGGDYPIREPNVAAAVLLSGVHNVPRIKELQQVAIEAQENMDELQRESEENLEALVEDDEDELDPLF from the coding sequence ATGAAACTCGCGATGATAGGATTCGGGCAGGCCGGCGGGAAAATCGTCGACAAGTTCCTGGAATACGACGAGCGGACGGGCAGTGGGATCGTCCGCTCGGCGGTTGCAGTGAACACGGCGAAGGCCGACTTGCTCGGACTCGAACGGATTCCGGAGGAGCAACGCGTGCTCATCGGCCAGGCCCGGGTGAAGGGCCACGGCGTGGGCGCGGACAACGAACTCGGCGCGGAAATCGCCGAGGAGGACATCGACGAGATTCAGGGGGCCATCGACAACATCCCCGTCCACGAAATCGACGCGTTCCTCATCGTCGCGGGGCTCGGCGGGGGGACCGGCTCCGGTGGCTCACCCGTCCTGGCGAAACACCTCAAGCGCATCTACACCGAGCCCGTCTACGGCCTCGGCATCCTGCCCGGCGGCGACGAGGGTGGCATCTACACCCTCAACGCCGCGCGCTCGTTCCAGACCTTCGTCCGCGAGGTGGACAACCTGCTCGTCTTCGACAACGACGCCTGGCGCAAGACCGGCGAGTCCGTCGAGGGCGGCTACGAACAGATCAACGACGAGATCGTCCGCCGCTTCGGCGTGCTCTTCGGGGCCGGCGAGGTCGGCGCGGGCGACAACGTCGCCGAGAGCGTCGTCGACTCCTCCGAGATTATCAACACGCTCGCGGGCGGGGGCGTCTCCACCGTCGGCTACGCCACCGAGTCCGTCGAGACGAGCGACTCCGGCGGCGGCCTGCTCTCGCGGTTCAAGGGCGAGGACGACGACGGCATGGACAGCGCCAACACCACCAACCGCATCACGTCGCTGGTACGCAAGGCCGCACTCGGGCGGCTGACGCTGCCCTGTGAAATCGACGGGGCCGAGCGCGCGCTGCTCGTGCTCTCGGGTCCCTCGGAGCATCTCAACCGGAAGGGAATAGAGCGCGGCCGGAAGTGGCTCGAAGAGCAGACCGGCAGCATGGAGGTCCGCGGTGGTGACTACCCCATCCGCGAGCCGAACGTCGCTGCGGCGGTGCTCCTCTCGGGCGTGCACAACGTGCCCCGCATCAAGGAGCTCCAGCAAGTGGCTATCGAGGCGCAGGAGAACATGGACGAACTCCAGCGCGAGAGCGAAGAGAATTTAGAGGCGTTGGTGGAAGATGATGAAGATGAGCTGGACCCACTCTTCTAA
- the cofC gene encoding 2-phospho-L-lactate guanylyltransferase gives MRVFVPFDARDPKTRLAPVLDDDERAAVARAMRRDVLDALAETSHDPVVLATESVDADVPVTVDASPLTEAVNDALAGVDGPAAVVMADLALATPAALDRLFAPDADVVLAPGLGGGTNALVARHPDFRVDYHGVSYRDHREAAAAVGADVATVDSFRLAVDVDDPADLAEVLIHTDGHTAAALREAGVELAVDEGRVAVSRSGENGA, from the coding sequence ATGCGCGTTTTCGTCCCGTTCGACGCTCGCGACCCGAAGACCCGCCTCGCGCCAGTGCTCGACGACGACGAGCGCGCCGCGGTGGCCCGAGCCATGCGCCGGGACGTCCTCGACGCACTCGCAGAGACGTCCCACGACCCGGTCGTGCTCGCGACCGAGAGCGTCGACGCCGACGTGCCGGTGACCGTCGACGCGAGTCCGCTGACCGAGGCGGTCAACGACGCGCTGGCGGGGGTCGACGGTCCCGCCGCCGTCGTGATGGCCGACCTCGCGCTCGCGACGCCGGCCGCGCTGGACCGCCTGTTCGCGCCCGACGCCGACGTGGTGCTCGCACCCGGTCTGGGCGGGGGCACGAACGCCCTCGTCGCGCGCCACCCCGACTTCCGCGTGGACTACCACGGCGTCTCCTACCGGGACCACCGCGAGGCCGCGGCGGCCGTCGGGGCCGACGTCGCGACGGTCGACTCCTTCCGCCTGGCCGTCGACGTCGACGACCCCGCCGACCTCGCGGAGGTGCTGATTCACACCGACGGTCACACCGCCGCCGCGCTCCGCGAGGCGGGGGTCGAACTGGCCGTCGACGAGGGTCGCGTCGCCGTCTCGCGGTCTGGCGAGAACGGCGCGTAG
- the cofG gene encoding 7,8-didemethyl-8-hydroxy-5-deazariboflavin synthase subunit CofG, whose translation MFPGTEAYDIDLTVDEEAVDRLLDVRPADVDPAPELSFCRNVFVPLTTACRYTCTYCTYYDPPGEATLMSPEEVREVVRTGVDAGCTEALFTFGDDPDDRYTAIHDQLDEWGHDSIHTYLRECCEIALEEGLLPHANPGDQTREQMAAVADVNASMGVMLETTAEVQAHGGPRAKNPGQRLNTLRVAGELGVPFTTGILVGIGEDWRDRAESILAIRGLHERYGHIQEIIVQPVVENERWRDGSPDVATLRRAVAMARAGLPEEISVQVPPNLAPAREVVDCGIDDLGGVSPVTDDHINPDYAWPALETLRDIADHADVPLRERLPVYERYLSPSLRSAGFDGTAADPPAGAAAEAWMSDRITEALAADDAAGERYRAVVDGTAPV comes from the coding sequence GTGTTCCCCGGGACCGAGGCGTACGACATCGACCTCACCGTCGACGAGGAGGCCGTCGACCGCCTGCTCGACGTGCGGCCGGCCGACGTCGACCCGGCCCCGGAACTGTCCTTCTGCCGGAACGTCTTCGTGCCGCTGACGACGGCCTGCCGGTACACCTGCACGTACTGCACGTACTACGACCCGCCCGGCGAGGCCACGCTCATGTCCCCCGAGGAGGTGCGCGAGGTCGTTCGCACCGGTGTGGACGCGGGCTGTACGGAGGCGCTCTTTACGTTCGGCGACGACCCCGACGACCGCTACACGGCCATCCACGACCAGCTGGACGAGTGGGGCCACGACTCCATCCACACCTACCTCCGGGAGTGCTGCGAGATCGCCCTGGAGGAGGGCCTGCTGCCCCACGCGAACCCGGGCGACCAGACTCGCGAGCAGATGGCGGCCGTCGCCGACGTCAACGCCTCGATGGGCGTGATGCTGGAGACGACCGCCGAGGTGCAGGCCCACGGCGGCCCGCGCGCGAAGAACCCGGGCCAGCGGCTCAACACGCTGCGTGTCGCCGGCGAACTGGGCGTGCCCTTCACGACCGGCATCCTCGTCGGCATCGGCGAGGACTGGCGGGACCGCGCCGAGAGCATCCTCGCCATCCGCGGACTGCACGAACGGTACGGCCACATCCAGGAGATAATCGTCCAGCCGGTCGTCGAGAACGAGCGCTGGCGAGACGGCTCCCCGGACGTGGCGACGCTGCGCCGCGCCGTGGCGATGGCCCGCGCCGGCCTGCCCGAGGAGATATCGGTCCAGGTGCCGCCGAACCTCGCGCCCGCCCGCGAGGTGGTCGACTGCGGCATCGACGACCTCGGCGGCGTCTCGCCGGTGACGGACGACCACATCAACCCCGACTACGCCTGGCCGGCCCTGGAGACGCTTCGGGACATCGCCGACCACGCCGACGTACCACTGCGCGAGCGCCTGCCGGTCTACGAGCGCTACCTGTCTCCCTCGCTGCGGAGCGCGGGCTTCGACGGGACGGCTGCGGACCCGCCGGCCGGCGCGGCCGCCGAGGCGTGGATGTCGGACCGCATCACCGAGGCACTCGCGGCCGACGACGCCGCCGGCGAACGCTACCGTGCGGTCGTCGACGGCACCGCGCCAGTTTGA
- the fer gene encoding ferredoxin Fer, translating to MESPFDVLGVAEDADDDVVKRAYRERVKETHPDQGGSTAAFQRVRTAYEAIQAGEHDLQIPTVAEVDAEEEDAAIDDEEEEVVAFEGPTVEYLNYAVLEDHGWSLDDDDLFEKAAEENLDAADYGTFHGSFDEYLLDAAEEAGNTWPYSCRSTACANCAIALCEGEMAMPKNHILPDEMLDRGIRLSCVGTPTSEELKVVYNVKHLPELDELRLPPGPFKGAQASD from the coding sequence ATGGAGTCCCCGTTCGACGTCCTCGGTGTCGCCGAGGACGCCGACGACGACGTCGTCAAGCGAGCGTACCGCGAGCGGGTGAAGGAGACCCACCCCGACCAGGGCGGGTCGACTGCCGCGTTCCAGCGGGTGCGGACTGCCTACGAAGCCATCCAGGCCGGCGAGCACGACCTCCAGATTCCGACCGTCGCGGAGGTCGATGCCGAGGAGGAGGACGCGGCCATCGACGACGAGGAGGAAGAGGTCGTCGCGTTCGAGGGGCCGACCGTGGAGTACCTGAACTACGCGGTGCTGGAGGACCACGGCTGGAGTCTCGACGACGACGACCTCTTCGAGAAGGCCGCCGAGGAGAACCTCGACGCGGCCGACTACGGCACCTTCCACGGCTCGTTCGACGAGTACCTGCTGGACGCTGCCGAGGAGGCGGGCAACACCTGGCCGTACTCCTGTCGGAGCACCGCCTGCGCGAACTGTGCTATCGCGCTCTGCGAGGGCGAGATGGCGATGCCGAAAAACCACATCCTCCCCGATGAGATGCTCGACCGCGGCATCCGGCTGTCCTGCGTCGGGACGCCGACCTCGGAGGAGTTGAAGGTCGTCTACAACGTCAAGCACCTGCCCGAACTGGACGAACTCCGGCTCCCGCCCGGCCCGTTCAAGGGTGCCCAGGCCAGCGACTGA
- a CDS encoding helix-turn-helix domain-containing protein: protein MRYVTLRVSPRKGAGFHPLGEALASDPAVERGSIYRVERLDDGSGLLLAEARGDVDRYRQILSESEFVYDFSIVEDDGWWYSYTHFEPNDVNREMLELQYESQLAMETPIEVEPDGSFVLTLVGPLEAFREATPGETEGYEVEVLETGEHAPELGDLFLSLTERQREVLETAVDLGYYENPRRATHEDVAARVDASPSTVGEHLRKIESRVFDELVAGE, encoded by the coding sequence ATGCGCTACGTCACGCTCCGCGTGAGTCCCAGGAAGGGGGCGGGCTTTCACCCGCTGGGCGAGGCGCTCGCCAGCGACCCGGCCGTCGAGCGGGGGAGCATCTACCGGGTGGAGCGACTGGACGACGGCAGCGGCCTCCTGCTCGCCGAGGCCCGCGGCGACGTCGACCGCTACCGCCAGATTCTGTCGGAGTCCGAGTTCGTCTACGACTTCAGCATCGTCGAGGACGACGGCTGGTGGTACTCCTACACCCACTTCGAGCCCAACGACGTCAACCGGGAGATGCTGGAACTGCAGTACGAGTCCCAGCTCGCCATGGAGACGCCGATCGAGGTCGAACCCGACGGCTCCTTCGTCCTGACGCTGGTCGGGCCGCTGGAGGCGTTCCGCGAGGCGACGCCGGGCGAGACCGAAGGGTACGAGGTCGAGGTGCTGGAGACCGGCGAGCACGCGCCGGAACTGGGCGACCTCTTTCTCTCGCTGACCGAGCGCCAGCGGGAGGTGCTGGAGACGGCCGTCGACCTCGGCTACTACGAGAACCCGCGGCGGGCGACCCACGAGGACGTCGCCGCCCGCGTGGACGCCTCGCCGAGCACCGTCGGGGAACACCTCCGCAAAATCGAGTCGCGAGTCTTCGACGAACTCGTCGCCGGCGAGTAG
- a CDS encoding cytochrome P450: MATQQTPSGPRGLPLVGNTHQWARDPNGFRERCAAEYGPVTNFEMLGWDTYMVTDPDEIERILVSESERFPKHSDSNSELKEIVGDGLITSQGDLWERQREAIQPAFYMDHIREYADIMVSRSEEAAERWRAGEEIEVREEMTRLTLEILVDAMFGRDIDIEERGIYEAVEAFQKPMRPAYQPITFFAPDWTPLPFLRRANRAHEHLHEQIDDIVDQRRARRTALRSERAGDAREQAGRDADRDDLLSMLLDADTEMSDEQIRDEMMTFLFAGHETTALTLTFLWDLLSRNAGARERLHAELDATLDGRPTIEDVFELDYTKAVVKEAMRLYPPAHEIRREPVEDVEIAGYSVPEGSLLVLPTWVMHRDARFWAHPEQFRPERWLDGEGPETDRPDFAYFPFGGGPRHCIGHRFAMTEAQLVVATLASRWELERQYDDLGVSAAVTLQPDGDVTMVPRPR, encoded by the coding sequence ATGGCAACACAGCAGACACCCTCCGGACCGCGCGGCCTGCCGCTGGTCGGCAACACGCACCAGTGGGCGCGCGACCCCAACGGCTTCCGCGAGCGCTGCGCCGCCGAGTACGGTCCCGTCACCAACTTCGAGATGCTCGGGTGGGACACCTACATGGTGACCGACCCCGACGAGATAGAGCGCATCCTCGTCAGCGAGAGCGAGCGATTCCCGAAACACAGCGACTCGAACAGCGAACTGAAAGAAATCGTCGGCGACGGCCTCATCACCAGCCAGGGCGACCTCTGGGAGCGCCAGCGCGAGGCCATCCAGCCCGCCTTCTACATGGACCACATCCGCGAGTACGCCGACATCATGGTCTCGCGCAGCGAGGAGGCGGCCGAGCGCTGGAGGGCCGGCGAGGAAATCGAGGTCCGCGAGGAGATGACCCGGCTGACGCTGGAAATCCTGGTCGACGCGATGTTCGGCCGGGACATCGACATCGAGGAACGCGGTATCTACGAGGCCGTCGAGGCCTTCCAGAAACCGATGCGGCCCGCCTACCAGCCCATCACCTTCTTCGCCCCCGACTGGACGCCACTGCCCTTCCTCCGCCGCGCCAACCGCGCCCACGAGCACCTCCACGAGCAGATTGACGACATCGTCGACCAGCGCCGCGCGAGGCGCACCGCGCTTCGGTCTGAGCGAGCGGGCGACGCCCGCGAGCAGGCTGGCCGCGACGCGGACCGAGACGACCTGCTCTCGATGCTGCTCGACGCCGACACCGAGATGAGCGACGAGCAGATTCGCGACGAGATGATGACCTTCCTCTTCGCGGGCCACGAGACCACCGCGCTGACGCTGACCTTCCTCTGGGACCTCCTCTCCCGGAACGCGGGGGCGCGCGAGCGCCTCCACGCCGAACTCGACGCGACGCTCGACGGCCGCCCCACTATCGAGGACGTCTTCGAACTCGACTACACGAAGGCCGTCGTCAAGGAGGCGATGCGGCTGTACCCGCCTGCCCACGAGATTCGCCGCGAACCCGTCGAGGACGTCGAGATTGCGGGGTATTCCGTCCCCGAGGGCTCGCTGCTCGTCCTGCCGACGTGGGTGATGCACCGCGACGCCCGCTTCTGGGCCCACCCCGAGCAGTTCCGCCCGGAGCGGTGGCTCGACGGCGAGGGTCCCGAGACCGACCGCCCGGACTTCGCCTACTTCCCCTTCGGCGGCGGCCCGCGCCACTGCATCGGCCACCGCTTCGCCATGACCGAGGCGCAACTGGTCGTGGCGACGCTGGCCAGCCGGTGGGAACTGGAGCGGCAGTACGACGACCTTGGAGTGTCGGCTGCCGTCACGCTGCAGCCGGACGGTGACGTCACGATGGTCCCCCGACCCCGCTGA
- the cofH gene encoding 7,8-didemethyl-8-hydroxy-5-deazariboflavin synthase subunit CofH, whose translation MAGVSESGTNVPRSDFDFLHQPETDQSFANALEKARDGTRLSVADGIELLTTGTDTDGIDLDRKELVLEAADRRRAEVVGEEVTIVANLNNNVTTACNTGCLFCNFKDRSEQFLAENDGDHGGFTKTPEESRRVVADALELGIYEVTSVSGLHPAFALDDEHREILETSDRGDLNYKSPDRYDVDPGTYVEQMEAMSVGGVHLHSMTPEEAYHARRGTDWSYQEVYSRLKAAGLDSVPGTAAEILVDEVRDVICPGKIRSDEWVEAMEAAASVGLPMTATIMYGHVENEAHRVEHLRKIRDLQDRTGNITEFVPLSFIHQNTPLHDRGMVDGGATTHEDELMIAVSRLFLDNVDHIQSSWVKYGDTQGLKMLTCGADDFMGTILSEEITKRAGGDFGEYRSFQEYVDMITAVGRVPVERSTDYEQRRRIDADDTPAGPTLGPRADGTPLLDR comes from the coding sequence ATGGCAGGCGTCTCCGAGTCGGGTACCAACGTCCCACGCAGCGACTTCGACTTTCTCCATCAGCCGGAGACCGACCAGTCCTTCGCGAACGCCCTCGAGAAGGCCCGCGACGGTACCCGCCTCTCGGTCGCCGACGGCATCGAACTCCTGACCACCGGCACCGACACCGACGGCATCGACCTCGACCGCAAGGAACTCGTGCTCGAAGCCGCCGACCGCCGCCGCGCCGAGGTCGTCGGCGAGGAGGTCACCATCGTCGCCAACCTCAACAACAACGTCACCACCGCCTGCAACACCGGCTGTCTGTTCTGCAACTTCAAGGACCGCTCCGAACAGTTCCTCGCCGAGAACGACGGCGACCACGGCGGCTTCACCAAGACCCCCGAGGAATCCCGACGGGTCGTCGCCGACGCGCTGGAACTGGGCATCTACGAAGTCACCTCCGTCTCCGGACTGCACCCCGCGTTCGCGCTGGACGACGAACACCGCGAGATACTGGAGACGAGCGACCGCGGCGACCTGAATTACAAGTCCCCCGACCGCTACGACGTCGACCCCGGCACCTACGTCGAGCAGATGGAGGCGATGAGCGTCGGCGGCGTCCACCTCCACTCGATGACGCCCGAGGAGGCCTACCACGCCCGCCGGGGCACCGACTGGTCCTACCAGGAGGTCTACAGTCGCCTGAAGGCGGCCGGCCTCGACAGCGTCCCCGGCACGGCAGCCGAAATCCTCGTCGACGAGGTGCGCGACGTCATCTGTCCGGGCAAGATTCGCTCCGACGAGTGGGTCGAGGCCATGGAGGCCGCCGCGAGCGTCGGCCTGCCGATGACCGCGACCATCATGTACGGCCACGTCGAGAACGAGGCCCACCGCGTCGAGCACCTCCGCAAGATTCGGGACCTGCAGGACCGCACCGGCAACATCACCGAGTTCGTCCCGCTCTCCTTTATCCACCAGAACACACCGCTGCACGACCGCGGGATGGTCGACGGCGGCGCGACGACACACGAAGACGAACTCATGATAGCCGTCTCGCGGCTCTTTCTCGACAACGTCGACCACATCCAGTCCTCGTGGGTGAAATACGGGGACACGCAGGGGCTGAAGATGCTCACCTGCGGGGCCGACGACTTCATGGGGACCATCCTCTCCGAGGAGATTACCAAACGCGCCGGCGGCGACTTCGGCGAGTACCGCTCCTTCCAGGAGTACGTCGACATGATAACCGCCGTCGGGCGCGTCCCCGTCGAGCGCTCGACGGACTACGAGCAACGGCGGCGCATCGACGCCGACGACACGCCCGCCGGCCCGACGCTCGGCCCCCGCGCCGACGGGACGCCGCTGCTCGACCGATAA
- a CDS encoding sodium:calcium antiporter, with translation MSVSYPVAVLVVVAATVAIWKGSDWLEGASDRLATYYGLPQVVQGAVVSAVGSSFPELASVVFAGLAGSLELGVGAIVGSAIFNVLVIPATAGVATEGDIEASRALVYKEAQFYMLAVSVLLITFAFAVIYYPVEGQTLHGEVTRPLALIPLALYGLYIFIQAQDTADHESEADASGIDPRRQWTVLAAGLVVILVAVEQLVGQVEAVGLALGVPQFLLGVTIIAAATSLPDTLVSVRAAKDDRGVASLANVLGSNTFDLLVAIPVGVMLVGRTGIDFAMAVPMFAALTAATVLLFTVLRTEMTLSRLESYLLLCAYAVFVAWVLAEVSGLVTGILPG, from the coding sequence ATGAGCGTCAGCTACCCGGTGGCGGTTCTCGTCGTCGTCGCCGCGACGGTCGCCATCTGGAAGGGCAGCGACTGGCTGGAGGGCGCGAGCGACCGTCTCGCGACGTACTACGGCCTGCCGCAGGTGGTCCAGGGCGCTGTCGTCTCCGCCGTCGGGTCGAGTTTCCCGGAACTGGCCAGCGTCGTCTTCGCGGGGCTCGCCGGGTCGCTGGAACTCGGCGTCGGTGCCATCGTCGGCTCTGCCATCTTCAACGTCCTCGTCATCCCGGCGACCGCGGGCGTCGCCACCGAGGGCGACATCGAGGCCAGCCGCGCGCTCGTCTACAAGGAGGCGCAGTTCTACATGCTCGCCGTCTCCGTGTTGCTCATCACCTTCGCCTTCGCGGTCATCTACTACCCCGTCGAGGGCCAGACGCTCCACGGCGAGGTGACGCGGCCGCTCGCGCTCATCCCGCTTGCCCTGTACGGCCTCTACATCTTCATCCAGGCCCAGGACACCGCCGACCACGAGAGCGAGGCCGACGCGAGCGGCATCGACCCGCGCCGGCAGTGGACCGTTCTCGCCGCCGGGCTGGTCGTCATCCTCGTCGCCGTCGAGCAACTCGTCGGCCAGGTCGAGGCCGTGGGACTGGCACTCGGCGTCCCGCAGTTCCTGCTGGGCGTTACGATCATCGCGGCGGCGACGAGCCTGCCGGACACGCTGGTGAGCGTCCGGGCCGCGAAAGACGACCGCGGCGTCGCCTCGCTGGCGAACGTCCTCGGGTCGAACACCTTCGACCTGCTCGTCGCTATCCCCGTCGGCGTCATGCTCGTCGGGCGCACCGGCATCGACTTCGCCATGGCCGTCCCGATGTTCGCCGCGCTGACCGCCGCGACCGTCCTGCTTTTCACCGTGTTGCGGACCGAGATGACGCTCTCGCGCCTAGAGTCGTACCTCCTTCTGTGTGCATACGCAGTCTTCGTCGCCTGGGTGCTGGCGGAGGTCAGCGGCCTCGTGACCGGCATTCTCCCGGGCTAG